ATGTTCGCGTCTGACTGGCGGGGTATTGAACTATTGCAGCAGTCAAATATCCAGGTGCACCGACGGCTCCGATGGATCGCCTTGCGGTCGCGAGTCTGATTGCGCCTCGGGTCGGTGCGTGGCTTTAGCCGGCATCAGGATCTGCACTTCCGGCGAGTCTGGTTCGGCCTGTGATAATGACTCGGATTGTATCAGCGGCCATTGTTTCACCGAGGGTGATTTCAACGTGTGTACGACCGGCGGTCCTGGCAGCCGCTGTAATAATGCCGAAGGATGCAACCAGGACAGCAGACTGCGGATGGATTGCCTTGGAAATCGCTGCGTTTTCCGGACCGGCACCTGATCGCGCTCCGGTTGCGGGCGCACCCCCGACATCTTTAATGAACGACTCGGCTCCGCGGCGCAAACCGCGGAGTTTTGAGCTTAAAAATGCCGGTTTGCCGCGCTCCGGAGATATTCTGGAACGCCGGTCTGAGCGCCACCCTTGCCAAGACCCGGACCAAGCGATATACTGGGAACTAACTTTTGTCTTTCCGGCCGCCGGACCGCAAGAAGGACCGGCTGACGGCTAACCGCGACCGCCATGAGCCAGCAGGGTTCGAGTATCATCATCAAGGGCGCCCGCGTCCACAATCTCAAGAATATTGACGTGGAGATCCCGAAGAATAAATTCGTGGTCATCACGGGACTTTCAGGTTCGGGAAAATCGTCGTTGGCTTTCGACACCATCTATGCCGAGGGGCAGCGGCGGTACGTCGAGAGTCTGTCGTCGTACGCGCGGCAATTTTTGGAACTGCAGGACAAGCCGGACGCGGACGAGATCCGTGGCTTGTCGCCGACCATCGCCATCGAGCAGCGCACCATTTCCGCGAATCCGCGCTCGACCGTCGGCACCGTGACTGAGGTCTACGATTACCTGCGGTTGCTGTTCGCGCGCGCCGGCCGGCCGAATTGCCCGAAGTGCAAAAAGCCCGTGACGCACGAGAGCCCGCACGAGATCGCCAAACGCGTTCGCTTGCTCATCGACGAGACGCCGCTCGCGATCCTGGCTCCGGTCGTCCGCGACGAGAAGGGTCTGCACAAGCATCTTTTGGATTGGGCCGCCAAGAACGGCTTCAAGGAGGTCCGCTACGACGGTGTCTTCGCGCCGATCGACGAGATGCGCACCATCCGCCGCGACCGCGAAAAACGCTCCACCATCGAGATCGTCATCGCTCGCTACGAGCAGCACGACGAATCGCCGCACCTCGAGGAGCAGATAGCCAAGGCCTTCGATCTGGCCGACGGCTTCCTGCGCATCTGGCGCACTGATTCCGGCGAGGACATCGGTTTCAGCCAGCGGCTGACCTGTCCGACCTGCGGCCTCAACCTGCCCGAACTCGAGCCACGGCTCTTTTCTTTCAATAGTCCGCACGGCGCCTGCGCCGACTGCACCGGCCTCGGCACCAAGCTGAAGGTCGAGCCGGATCTCGTGATCCCGAATCCGCGCCTGACGCTCGCTCAGGGCGCCATCAAACCGTGGACCCGCATCGCCGGCAACCAGAACTGGTACATGAAACTGCTGGCCGCGGTCGCCGAGACGCACGGGTTCTCGCTCGACCTGCCGGCCGACAAACTCGAACAGCGCGCGCTCGACCTCGTGATGTACGGGACGGGGGAGGAGACGTATCTGGTCGACGGCCAGAAAGCCGCTTTCGAGGGCGTCATCCCGAACCTGGAGAAGCGCTACAAGGAGACTGACTCGGATTACGTGCGCCACGAGATCGAGTCCTACATGAACGTGGTCATCTGTCCGACCTGCGTCGGCAAGCGTTTGCGCCCCGAAGCCCTGGCCGTGACTTTCGGCGGCCGGACCATCGCCGAGGTCGTCGGCCTGCCGATCGACGAGGCCGCGGTTTTCTTCGAGGGCCTGGCGAATGCCGCCAAAGCCATCATCGGTAAGCCGGAAAAACGCGTCAAGGAAGCCAAAAAAGAGAGTGTCCTGAACGACCGTGAGGCCAGGATCTCCGCTCAGGCTTTGCGCGAAGCGGTCGTCCGCCTCAAGAATCTCGTTGATGTCGGCCTCGGCTACCTCACTCTCGACCGCTCGGCCGTGTCGCTCTCCGGCGGCGAGCTGCAGCGCGTGCGTCTGGCCACTCAGCTCGGCACCGGCCTCTCCGGCGTCATTTATATTTTGGACGAGCCATCGATCGGCCTGCATTCGCGCGACAACGACCGGCTCATCACCGCGCTCAAGAAACTCCGCGATCTCGGCAACACGGTCATCGTCGTCGAACATGACGCCGCGACCATGGAGGCGGCCGACTACCTGATCGACATGGGTCCGGGTGCCGGCGTGTTCGGCGGCGAGATCATCGCCGAGGGCACTCCGGCCGAGGTCCGGCGCAACAAGGATTCGCTGACCGGGCGCTACCTCACCGGCAAGGATGAGATCCCGATCCCTAAGAAATACCGCCGCGGCTCCGGCAAGGCGCTCTTCATCAAAGGCGCGACGGAATTCAACCTGAAGAACGTTGACGCGCGCATCCCGCTCGGCCAGCTCGTCTGTGTCACGGGTGTTTCCGGCTCCGGCAAATCCACGCTCATCGTCGACATCCTGAGCCGCTCCCTGATGCGCAAACTTTATCGCGCCAAGGAACCGCCGGGCGCGCACAAGGACATCAAGGGCTTGAACGAACTCGACAAGGTCATCAGCATCGACCAGTCGCCGATCGGCCGCACGCCGCGCTCGAATCCGGCCACCTACACCGGCGTTTTCACGGTCATCCGCGATCTCTTCACCGAGATGCCGGAAGCGAAGATGAAGGGTTATGACGCCGGCAAGTTCAGCTTCAACGTCAAAGGCGGCGGCCGCTGCGAAGCCTGCGGCGGCGAAGGCATGGTGCGGATCGAGATGCAGTTCCTGCCCGACGTCTACATCGATTGCGCCGAGTGCCACGGCCAGCGCTACAATGCCGAGGCGCTGGAGGTCCATTATAAGGATAAGACCATCGCCGACGTGCTCGCCATGTCGGTCGAACAGGCGGCCAAGTTCTTCGCCGACCAGCCGCTCATCAGCGAGAAGCTGTCCGTGCTGCAGGAGGTCGGCCTCGGTTATCTCAAACTCGGCCAGTCGGCCACGACGCTTTCGGGCGGCGAGGCCCAGCGCGTGAAACTCGCGACCGAACTCTCGCGCCGCGCCACCGGCCGCACGCTCTACATCCTGGACGAGCCGACCACCGGCCTGCATTTCGATGACATCAAGCGCCTGCTCGGCGTCCTGAATCAGCTCGTGGACAAGGGTAATTCGGTGCTCATCATCGAACACAATCTCGACGTCATCAAATCCGCGGATTGGGTCCTGGACCTCGGTCCAGAGGGCGGTATCGGTGGCGGCCGGATCGTGGCCGAAGGCACGCCGAAGGACATCGCCAAGGTCAAAGGCTCCTGGACCGGCCAATATCTGAAGAAGGTGCTTTAAACGCCGGGAACCTGATTATTCTTATGCCAAACTCGCCAATCGATCGGCCTCCGGGTAGCGGCGCGACGGGTGAATTCGAACACATTGACCGCCTGGTCGGAGCTTCCGATCGGGAGATCGAGGTTGAAGCGCAATGTTTGGCGGCGAGCGGGAGCGAGGCGCCGGAAGTGAAAATAGGCGACCGGCGGCTTGAATTCCGCGAGACCGAAAAGACCGAACGCGACCGGCAGATCATCGGACTGGCCTCGGCCGCGGTCGATGCGCTCATGCGCGAATACGGCCGCGAGCGTACCGTCGAGATCCCGGACGAAAATCTGCATTTGGTCGAAGCTCAAGCCGATATCTCCGGTTTTTACGACCCGCGCCGGCGGCAGTTGGCGGTCGCCAGGAAACCTGGGCACGACGCCAAACTGGCCGCGGATCTGTTTCATGAACTGGTACACGCCAAATCTTATAACGCGCTTCGGGTCAAGGACGTTGACGACCGCGAGGTCGAGTACTATCGGACCGGTTTGTTGACCGTGAGCCGCGAGGGGCGCACGCATTTCCGCGATCTGAACGAGGCTGTGGTCCAGACCCTGACCCTGGATTTTTTCGATCAGGTCGTCGAGAAGAACGAATTGTTTCGTGATGAAATGTTCATGCCCGGTCGTAGCGGCGGGGCCCGGGGGCACGAGGAAGGGATTTATTGGGCCGAGCGATACCATTTTCAGGCCCTGACCCGGGCCTTATGGGAGCGTGATCGTGAGCAGGCGGCCGCGGGCGGCGAGCCGCGTTTCGGCAACGAGGAAGAGGTCAAACAGATGTTCTTCCGGGCTTCAGTGACCGGCAATCTGCTCGAGGTCGGCCGGGTGGTCGAGGCGGCCTGGGGCCCCGGCAGTTTGCGCAAATTAGGACTTTCTTTGGAGGAATTCTGCCGGGAGAATATCTATACCAAGCGCGGCCCCGGCCTGATCGACAGCCTGATCCAGCGGCTTAAGAAACCGGTCAAGGAGGTCGGCCGCAAGTGTTCTGAGCTTATCAGCGATAATGCCGACCTGGCCAAGAGCTTATTCGATAAGTTGCGGCCGCCGCAGGATTGACAAAATCTTCAGTTTGTGCTATAAATAATGGTTCTAATGACCATTTTTTATTGTAATTATGCGTAATTTCAAGCAGATCTACGCCCTTATTTCGACCGCTGGCCTGCTTCTCGGCTCGCTGCTCCTGCCGCTTCAGGCGCAGGCTGCTGAAGCCGTGCCTGTTTCGGGCGGTGTCGGCCCCTGGGTCGTCACCAATCTCGCGGCTGATAACGGCGACTGGAGCGTCGAATTTTTCAAGATCGACCGCAACCTGATCGCCTGGACCGAACTCAACCAGCGCGAGAGTCTGCGCCGGCTTTACGCTTTCGACGGCGTGAAGACGAAGCTTCTGGCTTCGCTCACGGTCGCCGAGTGGGAGAATCCGACTGACGCGGGTTTCTATGATCCCCAGTCCGGCAATTTCGACGTGGCCGACGGCCTGGTCGTCTGGGTCCA
This genomic window from Patescibacteria group bacterium contains:
- the uvrA gene encoding excinuclease ABC subunit UvrA is translated as MSQQGSSIIIKGARVHNLKNIDVEIPKNKFVVITGLSGSGKSSLAFDTIYAEGQRRYVESLSSYARQFLELQDKPDADEIRGLSPTIAIEQRTISANPRSTVGTVTEVYDYLRLLFARAGRPNCPKCKKPVTHESPHEIAKRVRLLIDETPLAILAPVVRDEKGLHKHLLDWAAKNGFKEVRYDGVFAPIDEMRTIRRDREKRSTIEIVIARYEQHDESPHLEEQIAKAFDLADGFLRIWRTDSGEDIGFSQRLTCPTCGLNLPELEPRLFSFNSPHGACADCTGLGTKLKVEPDLVIPNPRLTLAQGAIKPWTRIAGNQNWYMKLLAAVAETHGFSLDLPADKLEQRALDLVMYGTGEETYLVDGQKAAFEGVIPNLEKRYKETDSDYVRHEIESYMNVVICPTCVGKRLRPEALAVTFGGRTIAEVVGLPIDEAAVFFEGLANAAKAIIGKPEKRVKEAKKESVLNDREARISAQALREAVVRLKNLVDVGLGYLTLDRSAVSLSGGELQRVRLATQLGTGLSGVIYILDEPSIGLHSRDNDRLITALKKLRDLGNTVIVVEHDAATMEAADYLIDMGPGAGVFGGEIIAEGTPAEVRRNKDSLTGRYLTGKDEIPIPKKYRRGSGKALFIKGATEFNLKNVDARIPLGQLVCVTGVSGSGKSTLIVDILSRSLMRKLYRAKEPPGAHKDIKGLNELDKVISIDQSPIGRTPRSNPATYTGVFTVIRDLFTEMPEAKMKGYDAGKFSFNVKGGGRCEACGGEGMVRIEMQFLPDVYIDCAECHGQRYNAEALEVHYKDKTIADVLAMSVEQAAKFFADQPLISEKLSVLQEVGLGYLKLGQSATTLSGGEAQRVKLATELSRRATGRTLYILDEPTTGLHFDDIKRLLGVLNQLVDKGNSVLIIEHNLDVIKSADWVLDLGPEGGIGGGRIVAEGTPKDIAKVKGSWTGQYLKKVL